In one window of Primulina tabacum isolate GXHZ01 chromosome 8, ASM2559414v2, whole genome shotgun sequence DNA:
- the LOC142554473 gene encoding uncharacterized protein LOC142554473 has translation MAADFQQSDCGRTRTRVVNNRGKLLVHEKVEVRSLEEGCLGSWHPATVICCHNSARTVRFDHFLCDDGSDNLVEYVEVSPVVSGVVSGEIVKPDHYRGVIRPLPPPGVPGPCFLHYGQCVDFFYEDAWWEGVIFDHADGNKQRRIFFPDMGDEMVGSIDKLRISQDWDEVTEEWKPRGNWLFLELIEEFEQDGPLPVSVKQIWYEVRGSSHFEILKEWTCVRSVWKELLLEVLRENFRIVLNHLLKDINSCWDEAVLGNSLPTFSEAALDAVLESNQLFHNSLEDPSIETTCQLGGKGMPPACGLKDSFLSQGHELSVQIDLEHVSTKLVNEQSIPVSTPTPQILSQNLDDSNNRGAPGTNLSSHSLELSISTQKTRPDWHSAVPGLVPGAEFCPDAINKCTEMYTLNQKPQNPDVLNARKHLLHLGWKIVFTDDNGRQRYRYDSPDRESFYSLRRVCLHFKYDFQESTPESVVLSATSKYSKKPVDSSQQEVLLFLLGEKPQSLSELSGLCTPDTIVTEPEYCPQAVTDYYFIRSKDKNLRGGSSKNEKLIALQVKKHLCALGWSFSYHPKGNYRETRYTSPGGKIFYSLRSACKWCIGNGALGLPSIAMEPQGNVSFLNGTFEKLPNESFDEPTVKGRVQSSDGETHKTTRVHQKKRKHDKPCCVEGLRLFKRGRKSRSLMEERGDKEVDSTSICWSSKRVEGLAASSSHQTPRTPLTRLIDNNVVLPRAKVQYRGRKDGRPMAEGRITREGIKCTCCHEIFALGTFEAHARSTNHRPSANIFLDNGISLRECGLQPKQHNINRSSRPESNSKRKGKRHTRKNDCICSVCHYGGDLLLCDQCPSSFHAHCLGLNEVPDGDWFCPSCCCGTCGQGRFAKNDERFADSSFLTCSQCEHQYHIGCLRDEGIIKLDTYPDGHWFCQDSCEQIFCGLNEILGKPISLGAENLTWTLMKYSRTDSYGHNASDSEDLMDNYSKLNLALSVMHECFEPVREPGSRRDLVEDLIFSSRSKLKRLNFQGFYNVLVENKDGLISAANVRIHGKKVAEVPLVATRFKYRRLGMCRLLMNVLEKKLIELGVERLVLPAVPGVLNTWTTSFGFSVMNQSDRLNFLDNIFLDFQGTVICQKVLRSGSSELSQLTETWEKTSDHAGKNVIDLDANSFVSEVLQTETVEKSETVDQG, from the exons aTGGCCGCGGATTTTCAACAATCGGATTGCGGAAGAACACGAACAAGAGTGGTAAACAATCGCGGAAAACTTCTTGTGCATGAAAAAGTTGAG GTCAGGAGTCTGGAGGAGGGGTGTCTGGGCTCATGGCACCCTGCGACAGTGATTTGTTGCCACAATTCAGCTCGTACAGTTCGGTTTGATCACTTTCTGTGTGATGATGGTTCAGATAATTTGGTAGAATATGTAGAGGTGTCTCCTGTAGTTTCAGGGGTTGTCAGTGGTGAAATTGTAAAACCAGATCATTATCGAGGAGTGATAAGGCCTTTGCCACCTCCAGGTGTCCCAGGGCCGTGTTTTCTACACTACGGACAGTGTGTCGATTTTTTTTACGAGGATGCATGGTGGGAAGGTGTGATATTTGACCATGCTGATGGAAACAAGCAAAGGAGGATTTTTTTCCCTGATATGGGTGATGAAATGGTAGGAAGCATTGATAAGTTGCGCATCAGTCAAGACTGGGATGAGGTTACTGAAGAATGGAAACCTCGGGGTAACTGGCTGTTTCTTGAACTGATAGAGGAATTTGAGCAGGACGGGCCTCTGCCGGTTTCTGTGAAGCAAATTTGGTATGAAGTCAGAGGGAGCAGTCACTTTGAAATTCTCAAAGAATGGACTTGTGTACGGTCTGTTTGGAAAGAATTGTTGCTAGAGGTTTTACGTGAGAATTTTAGGATAGTCTTGAACCATCTTTTGAAAGATATAAACTCCTGCTGGGACGAAGCAGTGCTAGGAAATTCATTGCCGACCTTTTCTGAAGCAGCTCTTGATGCCGTTCTGGAATCTAACCAACTTTTCCATAATTCTCTTGAAGATCCGTCCATTGAAACTACATGCCAGCTGGGTGGTAAAGGAATGCCGCCAGCTTGTGGTCTGAAAGATTCATTCCTCAGTCAGGGCCATGAACTTTCAGTTCAGATTGACTTAGAACATGTCTCTACCAAGCTCGTTAATGAACAATCTATACCTGTTTCTACTCCTACTCCGCAAATTTTATCCCAAAATCTAGATGACTCGAACAATAGAGGAGCTCCAGGTACTAATCTAAGTTCACATTCTTTAGAGCTCAGTATTTCGACTCAGAAAACGAGGCCTGATTGGCATTCAGCCGTACCTGGATTGGTTCCTGGAGCTGAGTTTTGTCCCGATGCCATCAATAAGTGCACTGAGATGTATACGCTGAACCAAAAGCCTCAAAATCCAGATGTATTAAATGCTAGGAAACATCTATTGCATTTGGGCTGGAAGATTGTGTTTACAGATGATAACGGTAGGCAAAGGTACCGTTATGATTCCCCTGACAGGGAATCATTCTATTCACTTCGTCGGGTTTGTCtacattttaaatatgattttcagGAATCGACACCTGAATCTGTAGTGCTTTCAGCGACCTCTAAGTACAGTAAAAAACCTGTGGATAGTTCTCAACAGGAGGTTCTTTTATTTCTGCTAGGTGAAAAGCCCCAATCTTTGAGTGAGTTGTCCGGATTGTGCACTCCTGATACTATAGTCACTGAACCTGAATATTGCCCTCAAGCAGTAactgattattattttatacgATCGAAGGATAAAAATTTACGCGGTGGCTCTAGTAAAAACGAAAAGTTAATAGCCCTTCAAGTAAAGAAACACTTGTGTGCTCTTGGTTGGTCTTTTTCTTATCATCCAAAAGGTAactatagagaaacacgatacACCTCACCTGgcggaaaaatattttattctctGCGGTCAGCCTGCAAATGGTGTATTGGAAATGGTGCACTGGGTCTTCCATCTATTGCCATGGAGCCTCAGGGAAATGTCTCATTTTTGAATGGCACATTTGAGAAGCTTCCGAATGAGTCCTTTGATGAGCCTACTGTGAAAGGTCGTGTTCAATCATCTGATGGTGAAACTCATAAAACCACCAGAGTCCATCAGAAGAAGAGGAAGCATGATAAACCATGTTGTGTTGAAGGTTTAAGACTGTTCAAGAGAGGAAGGAAATCACGTTCATTAATGGAAGAAAGAGGAGATAAGGAAGTGGATTCAACCTCAATATGTTGGTCAAGTAAAAGAGTTGAGGGATTAGCTGCctcttcctctcaccaaactcCTCGAACCCCTTTGACACGGTTGATCGACAATAATGTGGTTTTGCCAAGAGCAAAAGTTCAATATCGTGGTCGGAAAGATGGGCGTCCAATGGCTGAAGGCAGAATAACTCGTGAAGGGATCAAATGTACCTGTTGCCATGAGATCTTTGCGCTTGGTACATTTGAGGCGCATGCTAGAAGCACGAATCACAGACCTTCTGCAAATATTTTCTTGGACAATGGAATCTCTTTGCGGGAGTGTGGGTTGCAACCGAAACAACATAATATTAACCGAAGTTCGAGGCCTGAATCCAATAGTAAAAGGAAGGGAAAGCGGCACACTAGAAAAAATGACTGCATATGTTCTGTCTGTCACTATGGAGGAGATCTACTTTTATGTGATCAGTGCCCATCATCTTTCCATGCTCATTGCCTTggtttaaat GAAGTTCCAGATGGTGACTGGTTCTGCCCATCATGCTGTTGCGGAACTTGTGGTCAGGGAAGATTTGCCAAAAATGATGAACGATTTGCAGATTCCTCTTTTCTCACATGTAGTCAGTGTGAGCACCAAT ATCATATTGGCTGCCTCAGAGATGAAGGAATTATAAAGCTTGATACTTATCCTGACGGACATTGGTTCTGCCAAGATTCATGTGAACAG ATATTTTGTGGTTTGAATGAAATCTTGGGGAAGCCTATTTCTTTGGGTGCCGAAAATTTGACTTGGACTTTAATGAAATACAGTAGAACAGATTCTTATGGTCATAATGCATCTGATAGTGAGGATTTAATGGATAATTACAGCAAACTCAATCTTGCCCTCAGTGTGATGCATGAATGTTTTGAACCAGTTAGAGAGCCTGGCAGTAGGCGGGATCTGGTGGAAGACCTAATCTTTAGTAGTAG GTCAAAGCTAAAGCGTTTAAACTTTCAAGGTTTTTATAATGTACTAGTGGAGAATAAAGATGGATTGATTTCTGCAGCTAATGTGAG GATCCATGGCAAAAAAGTGGCAGAAGTCCCACTGGTTGCGACACGGTTTAAGTATCGTCGACTTGGAATGTGTCGCCTTTTGATGAATGTACTTGAGAAG AAACTCATCGAGTTGGGAGTGGAGAGGCTCGTTTTGCCAGCCGTTCCGGGTGTTCTTAACACTTGGACCACTTCATTCGGATTCTCCGTGATGAATCAATCTGACCGATTAAACTTTCTTGACAATATCTTCTTAGATTTTCAGGGCACAGTTATTTGCCAGAAAGTCTTAAGAAGTGGTTCTTCCGAGTTAAGCCAGCTAACGG AAACTTGGGAAAAAACGAGTGACCATGCAGGCAAAAATGTCATCGACTTGGACGCAAATAGTTTTGTTTCTGAAGTCTTGCAAACTGAAACAGTCGAGAAGAGTGAAACTGTAGATCAGGGATGA
- the LOC142553365 gene encoding uncharacterized protein LOC142553365, giving the protein MWNILCTFGGAEGKMNAGAAAGTVEFIGGNDGGGGSSSDTNPDDSPEYYQPISSLDEGELSDEYQNSDDEINGHQDLDFHNLANGYAESNCLENGISSLDLSDEAREYDDEDEEEETVTESERAIERAFREDERRRRAPLTADNAGRVMEAMREVSFGGPPPDWAGRVPEDQWVGRLRRLTRQPSAPA; this is encoded by the exons ATGTGGAATATATTATGTACCTTTGGAGGTGCTGAAGGAAAAATGAACGCCGGGGCAGCAGCTGGGACCGTTGAATTCATCGGAG GAAACGACGGCGGCGGCGGAAGCTCTTCCGACACGAATCCCGACGATTCGCCGGAATACTACCAGCCGATATCTTCATTGGACGAAGGAGAGCTCTCTGATGAATATCAGAATTCAGACGATGAGATCAACGGTCATCAAGATCTGGATTTCCACAATCTGGCGAATGGCTATGCCGAATCGAACTGCTTGGAGAATGGAATATCATCGCTTGATCTGAGCGATGAAGCCCGTGAATACGATGATGAAGATGAGGAAGAGGAGACGGTGACCGAATCAGAGAGGGCGATAGAGAGAGCATTCAGAGAGGACGAGAGGCGTCGCCGCGCTCCGTTGACGGCGGATAACGCTGGTAGAGTGATGGAGGCCATGCGTGAGGTGTCATTTGGCGGGCCACCTCCGGATTGGGCGGGTCGGGTCCCCGAGGATCAATGGGTGGGCCGACTGAGGAGGTTGACCCGTCAACCTTCAGCTCCTGCGTAG
- the LOC142553364 gene encoding putative protein phosphatase 2C 26 isoform X1 — MAIPLFNSFAAISHSTSKRLNPISTFDSLRLPSINTKKKWVSCAPADSNSLGLEAGVWLNVGTYLIPHPNKIEKGGEDAFFVSSHGGGVIAVADGVSGWAEKDVDPALFSRQLMTISSSLVDDAEVNYSPRNLIRKAHAATSTIGSATVAVAMLERNGTLKIANVGDCGVKVIRKDKDLGDSCPLFIGQVTFSTSPQEHYFDCPYQLSSETVGQTFLDATVTSIELMEEDTVVMGSDGLFDNLFDQEIISIVGSYDNASDAAKALANLAHTHSKDSSFESPYSLEARVHGFDVPWWKKLLGMKLTGGKLDDITVIVGQVKSSLS, encoded by the exons ATGGCCATTCCTCTCTTCAATTCATTTGCCGCTATTTCTCACTCCACAAGCAAACGATTGAATCCTATTTCCACCTTTGATTCCTTGAGACTTCCCTCCATAAACACAAAGAAGAAGTGGGTTTCTTGTGCCCCTGCAGATTCCAATTCCCTTGG TTTAGAGGCAGGCGTGTGGTTAAATGTTGGGACTTATCTAATCCCACACCCTAACAAG ATAGAGAAAGGTGGAGAAGATGCTTTTTTTGTTAGCAGCCATGGTGGGGGAGTTATTGCTGTGGCCGATGGTGTTTCTGG TTGGGCTGAAAAAGATGTGGATCCTGCACTGTTTTCACGCCAATTGATGACTATTTCCTCTAGCCTAGTGGACGATGCGGAG GTTAATTACAGTCCACGGAATCTGATCAGGAAGGCACATGCTGCGACCTCTACCATTGGATCCGCCACGGT GGCTGTTGCAATGTTGGAGAGGAATGGGACGTTGAAGATTGCCAATGTGGGGGATTGTGGTGTTAAAGTAATACGCAAAG ATAAGGATCTTGGTGATTCTTGCCCTCTATTTATAGGTCAGGTAACATTTTCCACATCACCACAAGAACATTATTTTGACTGTCCATACCAGTTGAGCTCTGAGACTGTTGGTCAGACGTTCCTTGATGCCACG GTGACAAGCATCGAGTTAATGGAAGAGGATACCGTTGTGATGGGCTCGGATGGGCTCTTTGATAATCTTTTTGACCAAGAAATTATTTCAATAGTTGGCTCATATGATAATGCTTCCGATGCTG CAAAGGCATTGGCTAATTTAGCTCATACCCATTCAAAGGACTCGAGTTTTGAATCCCCTTATTCGCTGGAAGCTCGAGTTCAT GGTTTCGACGTTCCTTGGTGGAAGAAACTTTTGGGAATGAAGTTAACAG GTGGAAAGCTTGATGATATTACTGTAATTGTTGGGCAGGTGAAGAGCTCATTGAGCTAG
- the LOC142553364 gene encoding putative protein phosphatase 2C 26 isoform X2 translates to MAIPLFNSFAAISHSTSKRLNPISTFDSLRLPSINTKKKWVSCAPADSNSLGLEAGVWLNVGTYLIPHPNKIEKGGEDAFFVSSHGGGVIAVADGVSGWAEKDVDPALFSRQLMTISSSLVDDAEVNYSPRNLIRKAHAATSTIGSATVAVAMLERNGTLKIANVGDCGVKVIRKGQVTFSTSPQEHYFDCPYQLSSETVGQTFLDATVTSIELMEEDTVVMGSDGLFDNLFDQEIISIVGSYDNASDAAKALANLAHTHSKDSSFESPYSLEARVHGFDVPWWKKLLGMKLTGGKLDDITVIVGQVKSSLS, encoded by the exons ATGGCCATTCCTCTCTTCAATTCATTTGCCGCTATTTCTCACTCCACAAGCAAACGATTGAATCCTATTTCCACCTTTGATTCCTTGAGACTTCCCTCCATAAACACAAAGAAGAAGTGGGTTTCTTGTGCCCCTGCAGATTCCAATTCCCTTGG TTTAGAGGCAGGCGTGTGGTTAAATGTTGGGACTTATCTAATCCCACACCCTAACAAG ATAGAGAAAGGTGGAGAAGATGCTTTTTTTGTTAGCAGCCATGGTGGGGGAGTTATTGCTGTGGCCGATGGTGTTTCTGG TTGGGCTGAAAAAGATGTGGATCCTGCACTGTTTTCACGCCAATTGATGACTATTTCCTCTAGCCTAGTGGACGATGCGGAG GTTAATTACAGTCCACGGAATCTGATCAGGAAGGCACATGCTGCGACCTCTACCATTGGATCCGCCACGGT GGCTGTTGCAATGTTGGAGAGGAATGGGACGTTGAAGATTGCCAATGTGGGGGATTGTGGTGTTAAAGTAATACGCAAAG GTCAGGTAACATTTTCCACATCACCACAAGAACATTATTTTGACTGTCCATACCAGTTGAGCTCTGAGACTGTTGGTCAGACGTTCCTTGATGCCACG GTGACAAGCATCGAGTTAATGGAAGAGGATACCGTTGTGATGGGCTCGGATGGGCTCTTTGATAATCTTTTTGACCAAGAAATTATTTCAATAGTTGGCTCATATGATAATGCTTCCGATGCTG CAAAGGCATTGGCTAATTTAGCTCATACCCATTCAAAGGACTCGAGTTTTGAATCCCCTTATTCGCTGGAAGCTCGAGTTCAT GGTTTCGACGTTCCTTGGTGGAAGAAACTTTTGGGAATGAAGTTAACAG GTGGAAAGCTTGATGATATTACTGTAATTGTTGGGCAGGTGAAGAGCTCATTGAGCTAG
- the LOC142553364 gene encoding putative protein phosphatase 2C 1 isoform X3, which produces MAVAMLERNGTLKIANVGDCGVKVIRKGQVTFSTSPQEHYFDCPYQLSSETVGQTFLDATVTSIELMEEDTVVMGSDGLFDNLFDQEIISIVGSYDNASDAAKALANLAHTHSKDSSFESPYSLEARVHGFDVPWWKKLLGMKLTGGKLDDITVIVGQVKSSLS; this is translated from the exons AT GGCTGTTGCAATGTTGGAGAGGAATGGGACGTTGAAGATTGCCAATGTGGGGGATTGTGGTGTTAAAGTAATACGCAAAG GTCAGGTAACATTTTCCACATCACCACAAGAACATTATTTTGACTGTCCATACCAGTTGAGCTCTGAGACTGTTGGTCAGACGTTCCTTGATGCCACG GTGACAAGCATCGAGTTAATGGAAGAGGATACCGTTGTGATGGGCTCGGATGGGCTCTTTGATAATCTTTTTGACCAAGAAATTATTTCAATAGTTGGCTCATATGATAATGCTTCCGATGCTG CAAAGGCATTGGCTAATTTAGCTCATACCCATTCAAAGGACTCGAGTTTTGAATCCCCTTATTCGCTGGAAGCTCGAGTTCAT GGTTTCGACGTTCCTTGGTGGAAGAAACTTTTGGGAATGAAGTTAACAG GTGGAAAGCTTGATGATATTACTGTAATTGTTGGGCAGGTGAAGAGCTCATTGAGCTAG
- the LOC142553366 gene encoding uncharacterized protein LOC142553366 — protein sequence MTTDASPKFQKPDLIQMTQPHEYRSEVAAEAHDGLHFSQFMIAGSVAGMVEHMAMFPVDTVKTQMQALGSCPIRSVSVKHALQYILRSDGIKALYRGIGAMGLGAGPAHAVYFSVYELCKKNFSGGNPNNSGAHALSGIFATVASDAVFTPMDMVKQRLQLSSSPYHGVLDCVRRVLIEEGFRAFYASYRTTVLMNAPFTAVHFTTYEAAKRGLMEVSPMSVSDERLVVHATAGAAAGALSAAVTTPFDVVKTQLQCQGVCGCDRFVNGSIRDVVRTIVEKDGYHGLMRGWMPRMLCWSTYEAAKSFFHDINISDQRGNGT from the exons ATGACAACCGACGCCTCCCCCAAGTTTCAGAAGCCCGACCTGATTCAGATGACGCAGCCACATGAATACCGTTCGGAGGTCGCCGCGGAGGCGCACGACGGGCTTCATTTTTCGCAGTTCATGATAGCTGGATCAGTGGCGGGAATGGTTGAGCACATGGCGATGTTCCCGGTTGACACGGTTAAAACCCAGATGCAAGCCCTCGGCTCCTGCCCAATTCGATCTGTTAGTGTTAAGCATGCCCTTCAGTATATTCTGAGATCGGACGGCATTAAAGCTCTCTACCGCGGCATTGGCGCCATGGGGCTTGGTGCTGGCCCCGCGCACGCCGTGTATTTCTCTGTTTATGAACTCTGTAAGAAGAATTTCTCTGGAGGGAATCCTAATAATTCGGGGGCACATGCCCTGTCGGGTATTTTTGCCACTGTTGCTAGCGATGCAGTGTTTACGCCAATGGATATGGTGAAGCAGAGGCTGCAATTGAGTAGTAGCCCTTATCACGGGGTGTTGGATTGCGTGAGGAGGGTGCTGATAGAGGAGGGTTTTAGGGCGTTCTATGCATCTTACAGAACAACTGTGCTAATGAATGCTCCTTTCACGGCTGTGCATTTTACTACCTACGAGGCGGCAAAAAGAGGTTTAATGGAGGTTTCACCGATGAGTGTGAGTGATGAACGGTTGGTGGTCCATGCTACAGCTGGAGCAGCGGCAGGGGCATTGTCAGCAGCCGTTACCACACCTTTTGATGTGGTGAAGACTCAGTTACAGTGCCAG GGTGTTTGTGGATGTGATAGATTTGTTAATGGTTCAATCCGTGATGTTGTTCGAACGATAGTAGAGAAAGATGGATACCATGGTCTTATGAGAGGTTGGATGCCTAGAATGCTATGCTGGTCCACATATGAAGCTGCAAAATCTTTTTTCCATGATATAAACATATCCGACCAGAGGGGCAATGGGACCTGA